CATGCCCACTTCCCTTTTACGGTTGATTTTGGACATTCCCAAGGTTGAATATAAAGGGTACGCCATTTTTTGAGTCATTACCCATAACCAGGACTTTGGGCATCTGAGCGCCGCCAGTCTTCCAAGCTTCAATGGCTTCTTTTTGCAGAACTAACTGTCCTCCTTGGGCTTTGAGTGTCTCTGCTAAGAGTCTTTGAGCTTCTGCCCTACCTTTGGCACGATTAATGTCTGCTTGTGCTTCTTGTTCAGCTTCTCGTGCTACGTAAACGGCTCTTTGCGCCCGTTGTTCAGCAATTTGCTTTTCTTCAACTGCTCTGGCAAATTCTGGTGAGAATGCTAAATCAACTACACTAGTATCTAATACAATTATCCCATATTTGTCTAAGCGATCGCCTAACGCATTATCGAAGTCTTCTTTTAACTCACTTCGTTTGGTAATCGCTTCTTCGACTGTTCTTCTAGCTGCGGCAATTTTAAATGCTTCTTGTGTCTGAGGGGCAATGATTTTTGATACAATATTAGCTAATGTTCCTTGTTTTCTTCTAACTTCAACTACCTTTATCGGATCGAGGCGAAAGTTAATTGCAAATCTTGCAGATAAATTTTGCAAATCTTTAGTGGAACTTTCGGCTGGTACTTCAAATTTTTGCACCGTTAAATCATACACATCTATCACAGTGATAAAAGGCGGTTTTAAATGAATACCTTCCAATAAAGCCCCATCTCTGGCTTTACCCAAGATGCTGATTACTCCTGCTTGTCCTGGGTTAATAATGATAAAGGAATTTAGCCCAATAATCACTAGTATTGCTAACACAATTCCCAAAACTGTGGTTTGCCAATTACCAAATTGCTGATTTTTCAAATTATTCTCTCCAATATTTAGTTAGTCATTGGTCATTTGTTATTTGTTTTGTTATTTGTTATTCTCCCCCATCTCCTCGGTCACTGAGCGACTTGCCTTGAGCGAAGTCGAAAGGAGCCGTTCGCGCAGCGTCTCGCAGAGAAGTGCTGCTCCCGATCTCCTCGGTCACTGAGCGACTTGCCTTGAGCGAAGTCGAAAGGAGCCGAAGTGCTGCTCCCCAGTCCTTGAATAAACTCAGTTACTAGTTTCTCACTAGTCTGCCTGAATCAATCTTCAGACTCAGGACTTAGGACTCAAAACTTTGTTCCGTGGTAATATCAGTGACACGAAACCGCAAAAAGCCGTGGCTACTGCATTAAAATCTCATCGGGCATCAAGAAGGCGTAAACATTCAACGCATCCTCTCCAGCGTTTGCTTGAGTATGGACACCAGTATCGTAAACAAATTTGGCTGGCGACTACTTATTCTACCCTCAATAAATTTTTCGACTTGGCACCACCCGGCTTAATTGGCGTGGCGGTGGATGTGGTAGTTAAGCAACAGGATTCCATAATTGCACAGTTAGGGGTGCGGGATGTCTTTCAACAATTTTTGATTATTTCCTTCCTGACTGTGGTCATTTGGATACTTGAATCGGTTTTTGAATATGCCTACGCTCGACTTTGGCGAAATTTGGCTCAGAATATTCAGCATGACTTGCGTTTGGATGCATACAAACATTTGCAAGAGTTGGAATTGGCTTATTTTGAAGAACGCAGCACTGGCGGTTTAATGTCTATCCTCAGTGATGATATTAACCAATTAGAGCGGTTTTTGGATGGGGGAGCAAATGATATCATCCAAGTTTCTGCAACTGTTTTAATTATTGGCGCTGCTTTCTTTATTCTGGCTCCTAGTGTCGCGTGGATGGCTTTGTCACCGATGCCATTCATCCTCTGGGGTTCTTTTGCCTATCAACGACTACTTGCACCTCGCTATGCTGATGTCCGCGAAAAGGTAGGTTTTCTCAATTCGCGGTTGTCAAACAATATCAGCGGAATCACTACTATTAAAAGCTTCACTGCTGAAACTTATGAAGCCTATCGCTTGGAATTAGATAGTGACGCTTATCGCCACAGTAATGCTAAGGCAATTACTCTTTCTGCTGCTTTTGTCCCGCTAATTCGGATGCTGATTTTGGTGGGGTTCACGGCATTACTTTTGTATGGCGGGATGGCAGCGGTTTCTGGAGCAATGTCTGTAGGTACTTACAGCGTATTAGTATTTTTAATCCAGCGATTGCTGTGGCCTTTAACTAGATTAGGCGAAACTTTTGACCAATATCAAAGGGCAATGGCTTCTACTAATCGAGTCATGAATTTATTGGATACTCC
This portion of the Nostoc sp. GT001 genome encodes:
- a CDS encoding prohibitin family protein, with the translated sequence MKNQQFGNWQTTVLGIVLAILVIIGLNSFIIINPGQAGVISILGKARDGALLEGIHLKPPFITVIDVYDLTVQKFEVPAESSTKDLQNLSARFAINFRLDPIKVVEVRRKQGTLANIVSKIIAPQTQEAFKIAAARRTVEEAITKRSELKEDFDNALGDRLDKYGIIVLDTSVVDLAFSPEFARAVEEKQIAEQRAQRAVYVAREAEQEAQADINRAKGRAEAQRLLAETLKAQGGQLVLQKEAIEAWKTGGAQMPKVLVMGNDSKNGVPFIFNLGNVQNQP
- a CDS encoding ABC transporter ATP-binding protein: MATALKSHRASRRRKHSTHPLQRLLEYGHQYRKQIWLATTYSTLNKFFDLAPPGLIGVAVDVVVKQQDSIIAQLGVRDVFQQFLIISFLTVVIWILESVFEYAYARLWRNLAQNIQHDLRLDAYKHLQELELAYFEERSTGGLMSILSDDINQLERFLDGGANDIIQVSATVLIIGAAFFILAPSVAWMALSPMPFILWGSFAYQRLLAPRYADVREKVGFLNSRLSNNISGITTIKSFTAETYEAYRLELDSDAYRHSNAKAITLSAAFVPLIRMLILVGFTALLLYGGMAAVSGAMSVGTYSVLVFLIQRLLWPLTRLGETFDQYQRAMASTNRVMNLLDTPIAIHTGDVALPIDKVRGEVQFNNVYFAYKDRFPVIKNLSLDIPAGKTIAIVGSTGSGKSTLVKLLLRLYEVQAGSITVDGIDLQSLNLQDLRRCIGLVSQDVFLFHGTVAENIAYGSFETTEQEIITAAKIAEAHEFIVELPQGYETIVGERGQKLSGGQRQRIAIARAVLKNPPILILDEATSAVDNETEAAIQRSLERITVDRTTIAIAHRLSTIRNADCIYVMEHGKLVESGTHEQLLEEDGIYSGLWRVQSGLR